The Nitratidesulfovibrio sp. SRB-5 genome includes a window with the following:
- a CDS encoding arylesterase, with translation MRKTPVCKTPLAATLGVLATALCMLAALTGLGLALLPPSTALAASGGNSSIPHILVLGDSLVAGYGLGPDEAFPERLGAALRAKGRPARITNAGVSGDTSAGGLARVEWSLADKPDLLILELGANDGLRGLPVDDLRRNLAAIIEICRKNGVRVLLAGMRAPLNMGAEYARRFDAVYPELAKQYGLTLYPFFLDGVALDRALNLPDGMHPNPQGVQVIVERMLPVVERELDVLQARN, from the coding sequence GTGCGCAAGACGCCCGTGTGCAAGACGCCGCTGGCGGCAACGCTGGGCGTGCTGGCGACGGCACTATGCATGCTCGCTGCCCTCACGGGCCTTGGCCTGGCGCTGCTGCCGCCGTCCACGGCCCTTGCCGCCAGCGGCGGCAATTCATCCATACCGCATATCCTCGTGCTGGGCGACAGTCTGGTGGCGGGATACGGCCTGGGGCCGGACGAGGCCTTTCCGGAGCGGCTGGGGGCCGCGCTGCGCGCCAAGGGACGCCCGGCGCGCATCACCAATGCCGGGGTTTCGGGCGACACCTCCGCCGGAGGCCTTGCGCGCGTCGAATGGTCGCTGGCAGACAAGCCTGACCTGCTGATTCTGGAACTGGGCGCCAACGACGGCCTGCGCGGCTTGCCGGTGGACGACCTGCGCCGCAACCTGGCCGCCATCATCGAAATCTGCCGCAAGAACGGTGTCCGCGTGCTGCTGGCGGGCATGCGCGCCCCGCTGAACATGGGGGCCGAGTATGCCCGCCGCTTCGACGCCGTGTACCCGGAACTGGCGAAGCAGTATGGCCTGACGCTGTATCCCTTCTTTCTGGACGGCGTGGCGCTGGACCGTGCGCTGAACCTGCCGGACGGCATGCACCCCAATCCACAGGGTGTGCAGGTCATCGTGGAGCGCATGCTGCCCGTGGTCGAGCGCGAACTGGACGTCTTGCAGGCCCGCAACTGA
- a CDS encoding ABC transporter ATP-binding protein: MIRVTDPIIALSGIHLNLVGGSGQVNILRGVDLSVRAGETVAIVGPSGSGKTTTLMIVAGLERPSSGTVRVAGHDLGGMDEDALARFRRAHLGIVFQSFHLVPTMTALENAALPLEFSHAPDARDRAMAALTAVGLEGRAGHYPAELSGGEQQRVALARAFASAPRVILADEPTGNLDTETGRRVIEHLFRLREEHATTLVLITHDRGLAARCGRQVRMEDGRLHEDAASGGQADDLAIAAPSGALGDGERA; the protein is encoded by the coding sequence GTGATTCGCGTGACAGATCCGATCATTGCTCTCTCCGGTATACATCTCAACCTAGTGGGCGGCTCCGGTCAGGTCAACATCCTGCGCGGGGTGGACCTTTCCGTGCGGGCCGGGGAAACCGTGGCCATCGTGGGGCCGTCCGGCTCGGGCAAGACCACCACCCTGATGATCGTGGCCGGGCTGGAACGCCCGAGCAGCGGCACGGTGCGCGTGGCCGGGCACGACCTTGGCGGCATGGACGAGGATGCGCTGGCCCGGTTCCGGCGGGCGCATCTGGGCATCGTGTTCCAGTCGTTCCATCTGGTGCCCACCATGACAGCGCTGGAAAACGCAGCCCTGCCGCTGGAATTTTCGCATGCGCCAGACGCCCGCGACAGGGCCATGGCCGCATTGACCGCCGTGGGGCTGGAGGGCCGCGCCGGGCACTACCCGGCGGAGCTTTCCGGCGGAGAGCAGCAGCGGGTGGCGCTGGCGCGCGCCTTTGCGTCCGCCCCGCGCGTAATTCTGGCCGACGAACCCACCGGCAACCTGGACACGGAGACGGGTCGCCGGGTCATCGAACATCTGTTCCGCCTGCGCGAAGAGCACGCCACCACGCTGGTGCTGATCACCCATGACCGTGGGCTGGCCGCCCGGTGCGGGCGGCAGGTGCGCATGGAGGACGGCAGGCTGCACGAGGACGCGGCCTCCGGCGGGCAGGCGGATGATTTGGCAATTGCAGCCCCCTCGGGTGCCCTTGGCGACGGAGAGCGCGCATGA
- a CDS encoding ABC transporter permease, whose protein sequence is MISARDLALAFRLALRELRSGQRRLAVFLGCMFLGVFAIAAVGSVSEAVRAGLARDARALLGGDASVEFATQRPSDEELAWLSARGAVSQVVSLRGMARSATPGAPRGEDTAMVALKGVDAAYPLYGAVTLDPPQPLADALRDGPAGGGQSDGGQSDGGQSEGGQSAGGKPGDGPLLPGVVVDPLLLERFGVRVGDVISVGTQRFRIAAALLGEPDRVVQGITYGPRVLMSLQGLERTGLLVPGTLLQSGARIRLPAPGEAVPYVTPDVAPDAAPNAAPSATGGGASSATSPGGPSGALSAGGPPVAAPPSPASLRSADEATVAAFVEAARTAFPDAGWRVESYSRAVPRIRNLLDRVDTDLMLIGIAALLVGGLGIAEAVRGYLASRMASIATLKCVGGGVATVLWTYLFQILLIGGAGIVAGCALGAAVPPLAAGLTGQLIPVQLDASVHAAPLLRAALLGLAILLAFSLRPLLLAGAVRPATLFRGYVAGGGNGLSPAGRVLVGLGFAVLAGLVWLFTPDARLAWGFMAGCAGCFAVFRVVAWGLRAGARRAPHAGNPSVRLGLASIHRPGAPTVNMVFALGLGLTALVGIAQVERNLSASLARDLSRDAPAFFFINVLPDQVAEFEALGNTPGVTRIDNAPMVRGRIVRIKGVPVQDVAVAPDAQWAVRGDRGLSHAATPPPDTELTAGAWWPPDYSGPPVISLSDDLARGFGVTVGDSLTFNILGREVTATIANVRKVDWMTFQLQFAVLFAPGLLDRAPATWVVTAYGTGAGMDGLYRTVTAAHANVTAISMREILAEVRVLMERMGVMFRAMAGVMLATGLLVVAGAILADRQRRIYDAVIYKVCGATRRDILLALVTEFLTTGLVTGLFSAGTGTLAAWAAVRGLLKLPFAVYPGVVAGTVAACVAFALVFGLAGTARALKEKPAPYLRNE, encoded by the coding sequence ATGATCAGCGCGCGCGATCTTGCCCTGGCCTTCCGGCTGGCCCTGCGCGAATTGCGCTCTGGTCAGCGGCGGCTGGCGGTGTTTCTGGGCTGCATGTTTCTGGGGGTATTCGCCATCGCCGCCGTGGGGTCCGTCTCGGAGGCCGTCCGGGCGGGCCTTGCGCGTGATGCGCGCGCCCTGCTGGGCGGTGATGCCTCGGTGGAATTCGCCACCCAGCGGCCCTCGGACGAGGAACTGGCCTGGCTGTCGGCGCGCGGCGCGGTGAGCCAGGTGGTTTCGTTGCGCGGCATGGCCCGCTCGGCCACGCCCGGCGCCCCCCGTGGAGAGGACACCGCCATGGTGGCGCTGAAGGGCGTGGACGCGGCCTATCCTCTGTACGGTGCGGTGACCCTGGACCCGCCCCAGCCGCTGGCCGATGCGTTGCGCGACGGTCCGGCGGGTGGTGGCCAGTCGGATGGCGGGCAGTCGGATGGCGGGCAGTCGGAGGGCGGGCAGTCGGCTGGCGGCAAGCCCGGCGACGGTCCCCTCCTGCCCGGCGTGGTGGTGGACCCGCTGCTGCTGGAGCGCTTCGGTGTGCGGGTGGGCGACGTGATCAGCGTGGGCACGCAGCGTTTTCGCATTGCCGCCGCCCTGCTGGGCGAGCCGGACCGGGTGGTGCAGGGCATCACCTACGGGCCGCGCGTGCTCATGTCGTTACAGGGGCTGGAACGCACCGGACTGCTGGTGCCCGGCACCCTGCTGCAAAGCGGCGCGCGGATACGCCTGCCCGCCCCCGGCGAGGCCGTGCCGTATGTCACGCCGGATGTCGCGCCTGATGCCGCGCCGAACGCCGCGCCTTCCGCCACGGGGGGCGGTGCATCTTCGGCCACGTCGCCTGGCGGACCGTCCGGGGCATTATCAGCCGGGGGCCCTCCTGTCGCAGCACCCCCCTCGCCCGCATCCCTTCGTTCCGCCGACGAGGCCACGGTGGCGGCCTTCGTCGAGGCGGCACGCACGGCCTTTCCCGATGCCGGGTGGCGCGTGGAATCGTACAGTCGCGCGGTGCCGCGCATCCGCAATCTGCTGGACCGGGTGGACACCGACCTCATGCTCATCGGCATTGCCGCGCTGCTGGTGGGCGGGCTGGGCATAGCCGAGGCGGTGCGCGGGTATCTTGCCAGCCGCATGGCTTCCATCGCCACGCTTAAATGCGTGGGCGGCGGCGTGGCCACGGTGCTGTGGACCTACCTGTTCCAGATCCTGCTCATCGGCGGCGCGGGCATCGTGGCCGGGTGCGCCCTTGGTGCCGCCGTGCCTCCGCTGGCCGCCGGGCTGACCGGCCAGCTCATTCCCGTGCAACTGGATGCGTCCGTCCACGCCGCGCCGCTGCTGCGCGCGGCCCTGCTGGGGCTGGCCATCCTGCTGGCCTTTTCGTTGCGGCCCCTGCTGCTTGCCGGGGCGGTGCGCCCAGCCACCCTGTTCCGGGGCTACGTGGCGGGTGGCGGCAACGGACTGAGCCCGGCGGGCCGGGTGCTGGTGGGGCTGGGATTTGCCGTGCTGGCCGGGCTGGTGTGGCTGTTCACGCCCGACGCGCGGCTGGCATGGGGGTTCATGGCCGGGTGCGCGGGGTGCTTCGCGGTGTTCCGCGTGGTGGCCTGGGGGCTGCGGGCCGGGGCGCGCCGCGCGCCGCATGCGGGCAATCCCAGCGTGCGGCTGGGGCTGGCGTCCATCCACCGGCCCGGCGCGCCCACGGTGAACATGGTCTTTGCGCTGGGTCTGGGCCTGACCGCGCTGGTGGGCATCGCCCAGGTCGAGCGCAACCTAAGCGCATCACTGGCCCGCGACCTGTCGCGCGATGCCCCGGCGTTCTTCTTCATCAACGTGTTGCCCGACCAGGTGGCGGAATTCGAGGCGCTGGGCAACACCCCCGGCGTCACGCGCATTGACAACGCCCCCATGGTGCGCGGGCGCATCGTGCGCATCAAGGGCGTGCCGGTGCAGGACGTGGCTGTGGCCCCCGATGCCCAGTGGGCCGTGCGCGGCGACCGGGGCCTGAGCCACGCGGCCACGCCGCCGCCGGACACGGAACTGACGGCGGGCGCGTGGTGGCCGCCCGACTACAGCGGGCCGCCCGTCATATCCCTGTCGGACGATCTGGCGCGCGGCTTCGGCGTGACCGTGGGCGACAGCCTGACCTTCAACATTCTGGGCCGCGAGGTGACGGCCACCATCGCCAACGTGCGCAAGGTGGACTGGATGACCTTCCAACTGCAGTTCGCCGTGCTGTTCGCGCCCGGCCTGCTGGACCGCGCCCCGGCCACGTGGGTGGTGACGGCCTACGGCACGGGCGCGGGCATGGACGGGCTGTACCGCACGGTGACGGCGGCGCACGCCAACGTCACGGCCATCAGCATGCGCGAGATACTGGCCGAGGTGCGCGTGCTCATGGAGCGCATGGGCGTGATGTTCCGGGCCATGGCCGGGGTGATGCTGGCCACGGGCCTGCTGGTGGTCGCCGGGGCCATTCTGGCCGACCGGCAGCGGCGCATCTACGACGCGGTGATCTACAAGGTGTGCGGGGCCACCCGGCGCGACATATTGCTGGCGCTGGTCACGGAATTTTTGACCACGGGGCTGGTCACCGGGCTGTTCAGCGCGGGCACGGGCACCCTGGCCGCATGGGCCGCCGTGCGCGGCCTGCTGAAACTGCCCTTTGCCGTGTACCCCGGCGTGGTGGCGGGCACGGTGGCCGCGTGCGTGGCCTTTGCCCTGGTGTTCGGTCTGGCGGGCACGGCGCGCGCCCTGAAGGAGAAACCCGCGCCGTATTTGCGGAACGAGTAG